A DNA window from Haloactinospora alba contains the following coding sequences:
- a CDS encoding transposase: MGKANAYSPEFRDEAVKHVIESQRSINRVANELGISSETLRNWVRKYRKETPDDAPSLDTTERARLRELERLNREKDMEIAFLKKAAAYFAKDRP; the protein is encoded by the coding sequence TTGGGCAAGGCAAACGCATATTCGCCGGAGTTCCGTGATGAAGCGGTGAAACATGTCATCGAGAGTCAACGCTCTATCAACCGGGTTGCCAACGAGCTCGGGATCAGCTCGGAAACACTACGGAACTGGGTGCGCAAATACAGGAAAGAAACTCCCGACGATGCACCGTCACTGGATACGACCGAGCGGGCCCGGCTGCGTGAACTGGAACGACTCAACCGCGAGAAGGACATGGAGATCGCTTTTTTGAAAAAAGCGGCCGCGTACTTCGCGAAGGATCGTCCGTAA
- a CDS encoding helix-turn-helix domain-containing protein, with protein MFHVFTALAELPGEMIVEGTRKRLKAARASGKRLGRSPAMTEEQVRHTRDLLTQPENSDSAIARLLGISRSTLYKHVLELSGGRTALSPHHWMVNRAPGVRYSSVPPGRYRLHE; from the coding sequence GTGTTCCACGTCTTCACCGCGCTGGCCGAATTGCCCGGAGAGATGATCGTGGAGGGCACCCGTAAAAGGCTGAAGGCGGCCCGCGCGTCCGGAAAGCGCCTCGGCCGATCTCCGGCGATGACCGAAGAGCAGGTCCGCCACACCCGCGACCTGCTCACCCAACCGGAGAACAGCGACTCCGCCATCGCCCGTCTACTCGGGATAAGCCGCTCCACGCTGTACAAACACGTACTTGAGCTGTCCGGTGGCCGCACGGCCCTTTCTCCGCATCATTGGATGGTCAACCGCGCGCCTGGTGTCCGATATTCAAGCGTGCCTCCAGGTCGCTACCGGCTACACGAGTGA
- a CDS encoding hemolysin family protein encodes MSAVEIVVSVLLFAASAFFVAIEFALIAARNYRLEEAAQTSASARAALRSAKDISVLLAGSQLGITLCVLGLGHVTKPAVEYALQPVLEGWGMPVVVATVASFVISLTVVTFLHLVVGEMAPKSWAISHPEKSAIMLAIPMRAFMVVARPLLLLLNGMANRCLRWCGVEPVDEMDYGRSADDLRQLVDHSAKTGMLDQARRDQLVTALELERTPIRELAHEPSGVSADDDVRAIQDTARRTGHLRLVVRDGDVPVGYVHVRDTLTREPETRARDMMRPMLTLAADTPYHAAVNTMRGQRAHLALVEEDGQLVGIITLSNLVERLLPEPV; translated from the coding sequence ATGAGTGCCGTCGAAATCGTCGTGTCCGTCCTGCTCTTCGCGGCGAGCGCGTTCTTCGTGGCGATCGAGTTCGCCCTGATCGCCGCCCGCAACTACCGCCTGGAGGAGGCCGCGCAGACGTCCGCGTCCGCGCGGGCCGCCCTGCGCAGCGCCAAGGACATCTCGGTGCTGCTCGCCGGGTCCCAGCTCGGCATCACACTGTGCGTGCTGGGTCTCGGCCATGTCACCAAGCCGGCCGTCGAGTACGCGCTGCAGCCGGTCCTGGAGGGCTGGGGGATGCCGGTCGTTGTAGCGACCGTCGCGTCGTTCGTCATCTCGCTGACCGTCGTGACCTTCCTGCACCTCGTCGTCGGCGAGATGGCCCCAAAGTCCTGGGCGATCTCGCACCCGGAGAAGTCGGCGATCATGCTGGCGATCCCGATGCGCGCGTTCATGGTGGTCGCGCGGCCGCTGTTGCTGCTGCTCAACGGCATGGCCAACCGCTGTCTGCGCTGGTGCGGCGTCGAGCCCGTCGACGAGATGGATTACGGCCGCAGCGCCGACGACCTGCGTCAGCTTGTCGACCACTCGGCGAAGACCGGCATGCTCGACCAGGCCCGGCGCGACCAGCTGGTCACCGCGCTGGAACTGGAGCGGACCCCGATCCGCGAGCTGGCACACGAGCCCTCCGGGGTGTCCGCCGACGACGACGTCCGCGCCATCCAGGACACCGCGCGGCGCACCGGCCACCTGCGGCTGGTCGTACGCGACGGGGACGTCCCCGTCGGGTATGTGCACGTGCGGGACACGCTCACCCGAGAGCCCGAAACCCGGGCCCGCGATATGATGCGCCCGATGCTGACCCTGGCGGCGGACACGCCATACCATGCGGCGGTCAACACGATGCGCGGCCAGCGCGCGCACCTGGCGCTGGTGGAGGAGGACGGCCAGCTCGTCGGGATCATCACACTATCCAACCTCGTGGAACGGCTGCTGCCGGAACCGGTGTAG
- a CDS encoding hemolysin family protein, translated as MIGTILGILLGVLVVLVITALTGYFVAQEFGYMAVDRSRLKARAEGGDTGAARALDITRRTSFVLSGSQLGITVTGLLVGYVAEPLIGNGIGELLSLVDVPQGLGIALALLFATVVQMVFGELFPKNLAIARPEPVARWLALSTKTYLALFGWIIRIFDAASNALLRALRIEPVHDVEYSATPRDLEAIIDDSKGSGDLAPELAILLDRTVDFTDRTARAAMIPRPRVSWVRSDATVESLSGQMAAQHSRYPVLGSPPAAEGSDADNPETALELIGVVCLQDVLALSERLDDQSFGDVRVSELMRAPVLVPSSLPLPQVLARMREEGEELACVLDEYGGLAGVITVEDIAEELVGEITDEHDQASTDQVRESEDGWVVPGDRHIDEVGRLIDAELPEGEYQTVGGLVMAELQRLPETGDSAVVVIPADNPDGQDRSLHLTVQETDRRVPAAVHVVWAEPIASGAAQKQKEWT; from the coding sequence GTGATCGGCACGATCCTCGGAATCCTCCTCGGTGTCCTGGTGGTCCTTGTGATCACCGCGCTGACCGGCTACTTCGTGGCCCAGGAGTTCGGCTACATGGCCGTCGACCGATCCCGGCTGAAGGCCCGGGCGGAAGGGGGCGACACCGGAGCGGCCCGCGCCCTCGACATCACCCGCCGGACGTCGTTCGTACTATCCGGCTCCCAGCTCGGCATCACCGTCACCGGTCTGCTCGTCGGTTACGTCGCCGAGCCGCTGATCGGCAACGGCATCGGCGAGCTGCTCAGCCTCGTCGACGTCCCGCAGGGCCTCGGCATCGCGCTGGCTCTGCTGTTCGCCACCGTCGTCCAGATGGTGTTCGGCGAGCTGTTCCCGAAGAACCTCGCGATCGCCCGGCCGGAGCCGGTGGCGCGCTGGCTGGCGCTGTCCACCAAGACCTACCTGGCTCTGTTCGGTTGGATCATCCGGATCTTCGACGCCGCGTCCAACGCCCTGCTGCGGGCGCTGCGCATCGAGCCGGTGCACGACGTCGAATACTCGGCCACACCGCGTGATCTCGAGGCGATCATCGACGACTCGAAGGGCTCCGGTGACCTCGCCCCGGAGCTGGCGATCCTGCTGGACCGGACGGTGGACTTCACCGACCGGACCGCGCGGGCCGCGATGATCCCGCGGCCGCGGGTGTCCTGGGTTCGGTCCGATGCCACCGTCGAGAGCCTGAGCGGGCAGATGGCAGCGCAGCACTCGCGCTACCCAGTGCTCGGGTCCCCGCCGGCGGCGGAAGGGAGCGACGCGGACAACCCGGAGACCGCGTTGGAGCTGATCGGCGTCGTCTGTCTGCAGGACGTGCTGGCGCTGTCCGAGCGGCTGGACGACCAGTCGTTCGGCGACGTGCGGGTGTCGGAGTTGATGCGCGCGCCGGTGCTGGTGCCGTCGTCGCTGCCGCTGCCGCAGGTGCTGGCCCGGATGCGCGAGGAGGGCGAGGAGCTCGCCTGCGTGCTGGACGAATACGGTGGCCTGGCCGGTGTCATCACCGTCGAGGACATCGCGGAGGAGCTGGTCGGCGAGATCACCGACGAGCACGACCAGGCCAGCACTGACCAGGTCCGGGAGTCCGAGGACGGCTGGGTCGTGCCGGGTGACCGGCACATCGACGAGGTCGGCCGGCTGATCGATGCCGAGCTGCCCGAGGGCGAGTACCAGACCGTCGGCGGCTTGGTGATGGCCGAGCTGCAACGACTGCCCGAGACCGGCGACAGCGCGGTCGTCGTCATCCCCGCGGACAACCCCGACGGACAGGACCGTTCCCTCCATCTGACGGTGCAGGAGACCGACCGGCGGGTGCCCGCCGCGGTGCACGTGGTGTGGGCCGAGCCGATCGCGTCCGGTGCGGCCCAAAAACAGAAGGAGTGGACATGA
- a CDS encoding ATP-binding cassette domain-containing protein produces MPNASLVSFQNHRIGTLSGKHEAPHFRYEVDSPWVLDGVNITIPRYGHTAIVGPSGAGKTTIFAILLKFMKPNHGSIILDGRPFEKWTIADIRSRLAYVEQDTPIIPGTVRDNLAYGAPEASDASLWYALEVVRLDDRIRSLRDGVDADISENTLSGGERQRIAVARAIIADPELLLLDEVTAQLDGLSEVAVSEGIRRQAARGAVVTIAHRLSTVMDADQIIVLDAGRVRATGTHNELLTNDALYASLVDALRIASDGRRERVAE; encoded by the coding sequence TTGCCCAATGCTTCCCTCGTTTCCTTTCAGAACCATCGTATTGGCACTCTGTCCGGAAAACACGAGGCACCCCACTTCCGCTACGAGGTTGACAGCCCATGGGTTCTCGACGGTGTCAACATCACAATTCCCCGATACGGGCACACCGCCATCGTCGGCCCGTCGGGGGCGGGTAAAACGACAATTTTCGCAATTCTACTAAAATTTATGAAGCCAAATCATGGTTCTATCATACTTGATGGGCGTCCTTTCGAGAAATGGACAATTGCGGATATCCGGTCACGTCTAGCCTACGTCGAACAAGATACGCCCATAATTCCGGGAACGGTGCGCGATAATCTTGCCTACGGCGCGCCGGAGGCATCCGACGCAAGCCTATGGTACGCACTGGAGGTTGTTCGACTCGACGACCGGATTCGTTCACTTCGGGATGGGGTTGATGCTGATATATCGGAAAACACCCTCTCTGGTGGCGAGAGGCAGCGTATCGCCGTGGCGAGAGCAATTATCGCAGACCCGGAACTCCTGCTTCTAGATGAAGTGACTGCTCAACTTGACGGCCTATCCGAAGTTGCTGTTAGCGAAGGTATTCGTCGGCAAGCCGCTCGCGGTGCCGTCGTGACAATCGCACACCGACTTTCAACCGTTATGGACGCCGACCAAATTATTGTTCTGGATGCTGGACGCGTTCGCGCGACCGGTACTCACAACGAACTGCTTACGAATGACGCCTTGTACGCGAGTTTAGTCGATGCACTGCGCATCGCTAGCGATGGCAGACGTGAGCGAGTGGCAGAGTGA
- a CDS encoding IS3 family transposase, whose translation MRFDEHAEYAFPVDFMCACVNVSRSGYYEWRSRPESATSQRRQQLRLLIRTAVDHADGTYGHRRIRAQLQRWGVAVGVELVRLTRWRNHFSGC comes from the coding sequence ATGCGGTTCGATGAACACGCGGAGTACGCTTTCCCCGTTGATTTCATGTGTGCATGCGTGAACGTCTCCCGGTCGGGTTACTACGAATGGCGGTCCCGGCCCGAATCCGCCACGTCTCAGCGCCGCCAACAGTTGCGGCTACTGATCCGCACCGCCGTAGACCACGCCGACGGCACCTACGGCCACCGGCGGATCCGCGCCCAGCTGCAACGCTGGGGCGTTGCGGTGGGAGTGGAGCTGGTGCGTCTAACGCGATGGCGGAATCATTTTTCGGGGTGTTGA
- a CDS encoding DUF2637 domain-containing protein, with the protein MSSPMWSRWITVATVLLLAAIAAVVSYAHMFELALGHGEPAWRAGLFPLSVDGMIVAASMSLLSDARQGRRGGVLPWTLLIRSMITPPRSPTTTEGTAVAVARADMPSGLPVVCKTISGSATEAMPLPSRLSR; encoded by the coding sequence ATGTCGAGTCCGATGTGGTCGCGCTGGATCACCGTCGCTACCGTCCTGCTGCTGGCCGCCATCGCGGCCGTGGTCTCCTATGCCCACATGTTCGAGCTGGCCCTGGGCCATGGCGAGCCCGCCTGGCGGGCTGGTCTGTTCCCGCTGTCGGTCGACGGCATGATCGTGGCCGCCTCCATGTCTCTGCTCAGCGACGCCCGGCAGGGGAGACGTGGGGGAGTGCTGCCCTGGACCCTGTTGATCCGGTCGATGATCACCCCGCCAAGGAGCCCGACCACAACAGAGGGCACCGCCGTCGCGGTCGCCAGGGCGGACATGCCCAGCGGGCTGCCCGTGGTCTGCAAGACGATCAGCGGCAGCGCCACCGAGGCGATGCCGTTGCCGAGCAGGCTCAGCAGGTGA
- a CDS encoding serine hydrolase domain-containing protein: MKRVSRVLVTATTVLAVAAAPAVATAESESKDRPELQSRLDDLVAAGAVGALAEVRDEHGVWRGTSGVAERDTTQEIPVQGRFRAGSVTKTFLATAILQLVDEGQLRLDDTVEEWLPGAVPNGDGITVRQLLNHTSGLYDYRRTLTLPPDPEFLNNRWRTWTANELVGRAVANPPTFEPPGSEYEYSNTGYVLLGQIVEKATGRSYGEEIERRIIQPLRLNGTTMPGESPRMDEPHPHGYVPAEWGGETHLVDFTEMNPSVLGAGGEVISTTKDLNQFVAALLDGRLLSDDQLDEMTTPAVEGETYGLGLAWRDTSCGVRVYGNDGDALAYQSWSYSTEDQQQQVTIALTPDFSGDPDDAADAFLEEAICG, encoded by the coding sequence ATGAAGCGTGTGTCCCGGGTGCTGGTGACCGCGACGACGGTGTTGGCCGTGGCCGCGGCGCCGGCCGTTGCCACCGCCGAGTCAGAGAGTAAGGATCGTCCGGAGCTGCAGAGCCGACTGGACGACCTCGTGGCCGCTGGGGCGGTGGGCGCGCTGGCGGAGGTGCGTGACGAGCATGGCGTGTGGCGCGGCACCAGCGGTGTCGCCGAGCGGGACACGACGCAGGAGATCCCGGTCCAGGGCCGGTTCCGGGCGGGCAGCGTGACGAAGACGTTCCTCGCCACCGCCATTCTGCAGCTCGTCGACGAGGGGCAGCTGCGGCTGGACGACACAGTCGAAGAGTGGCTGCCCGGAGCCGTACCGAATGGTGACGGCATCACCGTGCGCCAGCTTCTCAACCACACCAGCGGGTTGTACGACTACCGGAGAACCCTCACGTTGCCACCGGATCCGGAGTTCCTGAACAACCGGTGGCGAACCTGGACCGCGAACGAGCTGGTCGGACGCGCCGTGGCGAACCCCCCGACGTTCGAACCGCCGGGTTCGGAGTACGAGTACTCCAACACCGGCTACGTCTTGCTCGGCCAGATCGTCGAGAAGGCCACCGGCCGGTCGTACGGCGAGGAGATCGAGCGGCGGATCATCCAACCGTTGCGGTTGAATGGCACCACGATGCCGGGAGAGTCGCCACGGATGGACGAGCCGCATCCGCACGGCTACGTGCCAGCAGAGTGGGGCGGCGAAACGCACCTCGTCGACTTCACCGAGATGAACCCGTCGGTGTTGGGAGCGGGTGGCGAAGTGATCTCCACGACGAAGGACCTCAACCAGTTCGTCGCCGCACTGCTCGACGGCCGCCTGCTGTCGGATGACCAGCTCGACGAGATGACGACACCGGCTGTGGAGGGCGAGACGTACGGGCTCGGGCTGGCCTGGCGGGACACCTCGTGTGGGGTCCGTGTGTACGGCAACGACGGCGATGCCCTGGCGTACCAGTCCTGGTCGTACTCGACGGAGGACCAGCAGCAACAGGTCACGATCGCGCTCACACCAGACTTCAGCGGTGACCCCGACGACGCAGCGGACGCGTTCCTGGAAGAGGCCATCTGCGGCTGA
- a CDS encoding MFS transporter, with protein sequence MHPLRVIAAERAIRPVLFWSFVARLPLGLVFEALLFGVQKTTGSLALAGTVTGVASLCTAMAAPLQGRLLDRTPKPRIITCFAAAQVLTLLVLAGVVYAGDAPAVLLIVLAAAAGGTIPSVTAMTRLTLKRTLPSTSLNTAYSLDATSLEIIFIAGPTLTALGTVLWDPAVIFAGSAALVLVGTGGFLATAGERLREPLAGTAEGGTGAEDGPSERDTAGRDADYASPLRRRRMPVIWFVAAIALSALPLGMIESSLIQLTVERQTSIAPVGVALSVLSAGSLVGGLVYAAVSWRARPSVQFVALSLLQAGLLLLLLPEPGFLAITALLAAVGLFVVPLMSLTFLLLDRMSPPENWAQTQSWGGAANTAGSAAGIALGGAVAGASGSFIGILAATGIAFVSIAVALPAFRALSDR encoded by the coding sequence ATGCACCCCCTCCGCGTAATCGCCGCCGAACGCGCGATCAGGCCGGTCCTGTTCTGGTCGTTCGTGGCACGGCTTCCATTGGGGCTGGTGTTCGAGGCCCTGCTGTTCGGCGTGCAGAAGACGACCGGGTCACTGGCGCTGGCCGGGACCGTGACGGGGGTGGCCTCGCTATGCACGGCAATGGCCGCACCGCTACAGGGGAGGCTGCTCGACCGGACACCCAAACCCCGGATCATCACCTGCTTCGCGGCGGCTCAGGTCCTGACGCTGCTGGTGCTGGCCGGGGTGGTGTACGCCGGGGACGCGCCGGCGGTGCTGCTGATCGTCCTGGCGGCGGCGGCCGGCGGAACCATCCCCTCGGTGACCGCGATGACCCGCCTGACGCTCAAACGAACCCTTCCGTCGACCTCCTTGAACACGGCCTACAGCCTGGACGCCACCTCGCTGGAGATCATCTTCATCGCCGGTCCGACCCTGACTGCGCTGGGCACGGTGCTCTGGGACCCGGCCGTCATCTTCGCGGGAAGCGCCGCGCTCGTCCTCGTCGGGACCGGGGGCTTCCTGGCGACAGCGGGCGAACGGCTGAGGGAACCCCTGGCCGGGACCGCGGAGGGCGGAACCGGTGCGGAGGACGGGCCCTCCGAGCGGGACACGGCCGGGCGCGATGCCGACTACGCCTCTCCCCTGCGACGCCGGAGGATGCCGGTGATCTGGTTCGTGGCGGCCATCGCGCTGTCGGCACTTCCGCTAGGAATGATCGAGTCCAGTCTGATCCAGCTGACCGTGGAGCGCCAGACGAGCATCGCCCCGGTGGGCGTCGCCCTATCCGTTCTCAGCGCCGGCAGCCTGGTCGGCGGCCTGGTCTATGCGGCCGTCTCCTGGCGGGCCCGACCCAGCGTGCAGTTCGTGGCGTTGTCCCTGCTCCAGGCTGGCCTCCTGCTCCTCCTCCTGCCAGAGCCCGGTTTCTTGGCCATCACGGCTCTGCTCGCGGCAGTGGGACTGTTCGTCGTGCCGCTCATGTCTCTCACCTTCCTCCTCCTCGACAGAATGAGCCCACCGGAGAACTGGGCGCAGACACAGAGCTGGGGCGGCGCGGCCAATACGGCCGGATCCGCCGCCGGGATCGCCCTCGGCGGGGCCGTGGCCGGTGCCAGCGGGTCCTTCATCGGCATCCTCGCGGCCACCGGCATCGCCTTCGTCAGCATCGCCGTGGCGCTTCCGGCATTCCGCGCCCTGTCCGACCGCTGA
- a CDS encoding acyl carrier protein: MWPAAPPTSCRPVPVRQGTREGRRGSHPGGTGGDPGLPGRAEHRRPRSRRRLPAPGGNSLSAAVLANRFGERLGVRPSMRTLFDAKSLAELAAVLGPEASPTSAKGEE; this comes from the coding sequence ATCTGGCCCGCGGCGCCGCCGACCTCCTGCCGCCCTGTCCCGGTCCGGCAAGGGACCCGCGAAGGGCGCCGAGGGTCGCACCCGGGCGGAACGGGAGGTGATCCAGGACTGCCGGGACGTGCTGAACATCGACGGCCTCGGAGCCGGCGACGACTTCCTGCCCCTGGGGGCAATTCGCTGTCGGCGGCTGTCCTAGCAAACCGGTTCGGCGAGCGGCTCGGGGTACGGCCGTCGATGCGTACGCTGTTCGACGCGAAGTCGCTTGCCGAATTGGCGGCCGTCCTCGGCCCGGAGGCGTCGCCCACGTCCGCGAAGGGCGAAGAATGA
- a CDS encoding NADH:flavin oxidoreductase/NADH oxidase family protein — protein MTGGLYSPLHLRSGTVLGNRIAKAAMEENMAGEGQLPDHRLLELYRRWSAGGAGLLITGNVMVHAEALTGPAGVVLDEAAPLEPFAAWAQEASSGGAAVWMQINHPGRQVQANMPGVAWGPSAVGVDLGRLSKNFGRPVAMTPEQIGDTVERFAVTASRAEQAGFDGVEIHAAHGYLLSQFLSPLVNQRTDAWGGSLENRARMLLDVVRAVRTAVAPSFAVAVKLNSADFQRGGFDVDDARRVIAMLEPLGVDLVELSGGSYESPAMTGRSADERTQAREAYFLDLARDMVETSPLPLMLTGGITRRATADRVLANGVDLIGMGTSLAVTPDLPLRWRDRREADRSMRPVTWSNKALASAASMALVRHQMRRLSRGRSPRPGTHPAYALLSEQLRQRRALRRYRAWLLTSRGAATANRPARSRHRVSRTS, from the coding sequence ATGACTGGCGGATTGTACTCACCCCTGCACCTGCGCTCGGGGACGGTTCTGGGCAACCGGATCGCCAAGGCGGCCATGGAGGAGAACATGGCGGGCGAGGGCCAGCTGCCCGACCATCGACTGCTGGAGCTGTACCGGCGCTGGTCGGCGGGCGGAGCGGGGCTGCTCATCACCGGTAACGTCATGGTGCACGCCGAGGCGCTGACCGGGCCCGCCGGTGTGGTGCTCGACGAGGCCGCCCCGTTGGAACCGTTCGCCGCATGGGCGCAGGAAGCCAGCTCCGGCGGCGCGGCGGTGTGGATGCAGATCAATCACCCAGGCCGCCAGGTCCAGGCCAACATGCCCGGCGTCGCGTGGGGCCCGTCCGCGGTGGGCGTCGACCTGGGCCGGCTCAGCAAGAACTTCGGACGCCCGGTCGCCATGACCCCCGAGCAGATCGGGGACACCGTGGAGCGGTTCGCGGTCACGGCCTCCCGAGCCGAGCAGGCCGGATTCGACGGGGTGGAGATTCACGCCGCGCACGGCTACCTGCTGTCGCAGTTTCTGTCCCCGCTGGTCAACCAGCGCACCGACGCCTGGGGCGGGTCGCTGGAGAACCGGGCGCGGATGCTGCTGGACGTGGTCCGTGCGGTCCGCACCGCCGTCGCTCCGTCCTTCGCTGTCGCGGTGAAGCTCAATTCAGCCGACTTCCAGCGCGGCGGGTTCGACGTGGACGACGCACGCCGGGTGATCGCGATGCTCGAACCGCTCGGCGTCGACCTGGTGGAACTGTCCGGCGGCAGTTACGAGAGCCCGGCGATGACCGGGCGCTCCGCCGACGAGCGCACGCAGGCCCGGGAAGCCTACTTCCTGGACCTGGCCCGGGACATGGTCGAGACCAGCCCGCTGCCGCTGATGCTCACCGGAGGCATCACCCGGCGCGCCACCGCCGACAGGGTCCTCGCCAACGGCGTGGATCTCATCGGGATGGGCACCTCTCTTGCCGTCACCCCGGACCTGCCTCTGCGCTGGCGGGACCGCCGCGAAGCCGACCGGTCGATGCGGCCGGTGACCTGGTCCAACAAGGCCCTGGCCTCGGCCGCCAGCATGGCGCTGGTCCGCCACCAGATGCGGCGCCTCTCCCGCGGACGGTCTCCCAGACCCGGCACCCACCCGGCGTACGCCCTACTCTCCGAACAGCTCCGCCAGCGGCGAGCCCTGCGCCGCTACCGCGCCTGGCTGCTCACGTCACGAGGCGCCGCGACAGCGAACCGACCCGCGCGGTCGCGCCACCGGGTGTCAAGGACCTCCTGA
- a CDS encoding TetR/AcrR family transcriptional regulator: MPQAKSSYHHGDLHAACLRAARDLLEEDGGAALSLRAVARRAGVSATAPYRHFSDREALVSAVAAEGYRELAEHLALANASPETPDDLAGIAVAYVRFALERPALFRTMFAEPCDPEHEERVAATAAIWEYVHGIVHGVFPDSEPETLSTAVWSLVHGLAFLHLDGKLDAADPDRVADRVRSTVHALFAATAVPRA; this comes from the coding sequence GTGCCGCAAGCGAAGAGCAGTTACCACCACGGCGACCTGCACGCCGCCTGCCTGCGCGCGGCCCGGGACCTGCTCGAAGAGGACGGCGGAGCCGCGCTGTCCCTGCGGGCGGTGGCGCGGCGGGCCGGGGTGTCGGCGACGGCCCCCTACCGCCACTTCTCGGACCGTGAGGCGCTCGTCTCCGCGGTCGCGGCCGAAGGGTACCGAGAGCTCGCCGAACACCTGGCCTTGGCGAACGCATCGCCTGAGACCCCCGACGATCTGGCCGGAATCGCCGTCGCCTATGTCCGCTTCGCGCTGGAGCGACCGGCGCTGTTCCGGACGATGTTCGCCGAACCCTGCGACCCGGAGCACGAGGAGCGGGTCGCCGCTACCGCCGCCATCTGGGAGTACGTCCACGGCATCGTCCACGGTGTCTTCCCCGACTCCGAGCCCGAGACGCTCTCCACCGCGGTGTGGTCCCTGGTCCACGGCCTGGCCTTCCTGCACCTAGACGGCAAGCTCGACGCCGCAGACCCCGACAGGGTCGCCGACCGGGTCCGCTCCACCGTCCACGCGCTGTTCGCCGCCACGGCGGTGCCGCGGGCGTAG